A part of Pectobacterium cacticida genomic DNA contains:
- the hrpB gene encoding ATP-dependent helicase HrpB: MILPPVSAVLDDVITALHTAPQVLLNAPTGAGKSTWLPLQLLQQGKLPGRIIMLEPRRLAAKSVAWRLAQQLGEEPGQTIGYRMRAESRVSDATRLEVVTEGMLTRLLQQDAALQGVALIILDEFHERSVQGDVALALLLDVQQGLREDLKLLIMSATLDNTRLAALLPQALCVVSEGRSHPVTRYYVPLNHQERLEEGVARQVRRLLSVEEGSLLLFLPGVAEIHRVQALLANSISSETDLCPLYGALTLAEQQKAILPANPGRRKVVLATNIAETSLTIEGIRLVVDSGLERVAIFDVKSGITRLVTQRISQASMVQRAGRAGRLSPGICWHLCSREQAERAAAQSEAEILHSDLTSVWLDLLQWGCTDVTQLTWLDIPPAPALHAARRLLHQLGIIDEKQRLSAEGRKIAALGCDARLATMLFAASQQSPDVLATAGCLAAILEEPPRNGSINLADWLHRPLPHWLQRAKQLTRRLSARSGRTLDVGRIDSRVADELLALAFPDRIARRRSQDGRYLLANGSGAMMSADDALSGTEWLLTPALLQNNQSADARILLALPLDIERLERRLPRLINEHNVVRWDEEKGTLRASQRDQIGCLTLRSRPLSKPSDEALQQALLLWIRDRGLQALNWDASALQLRARLQCARQWMPEVDWPPVDDDTLVATLETWLQPSLSGVRDLRALRQINLSEALLRLLDWPQRQRLDNALPTHYTAPGGSRLPIAYYDDKPPVLSVRMQEMFGEQQSPRLAEGRVALVLELLSPAQRPLQITRDLAAFWQGAYREVQKEMKGRYPKHLWPDDPANTVPTRRTRKYQNH; this comes from the coding sequence GTGATTTTACCGCCTGTCAGCGCCGTGCTGGACGATGTGATTACCGCGCTGCATACCGCGCCTCAGGTGCTGCTCAATGCCCCAACCGGGGCGGGGAAATCAACCTGGCTACCGTTACAATTACTGCAACAGGGTAAATTACCAGGGCGAATCATCATGCTGGAGCCGCGTCGCCTGGCCGCCAAAAGCGTCGCCTGGCGATTGGCACAACAGTTAGGGGAAGAACCGGGGCAAACGATCGGTTATCGCATGCGTGCGGAGAGCCGCGTAAGCGACGCCACAAGATTGGAAGTGGTGACTGAAGGCATGTTGACCCGTTTATTGCAACAGGATGCGGCGCTGCAAGGCGTGGCGCTGATTATCCTTGATGAATTCCATGAGCGTAGCGTGCAGGGGGATGTGGCCTTGGCGCTGCTACTGGATGTACAGCAGGGGCTGCGCGAGGATTTAAAACTGCTGATTATGTCTGCGACGCTCGATAATACGCGATTGGCGGCGCTGTTACCGCAGGCCCTCTGCGTCGTTTCCGAAGGCCGCAGTCATCCGGTTACGCGATATTACGTTCCTCTGAACCATCAGGAGCGTTTGGAAGAGGGGGTGGCGCGACAGGTACGACGATTGCTCAGTGTAGAAGAGGGTTCACTGTTGCTTTTTTTGCCCGGCGTGGCGGAGATCCATCGTGTGCAAGCGCTACTGGCGAATAGCATATCGAGCGAGACGGATCTCTGTCCCTTGTATGGCGCATTGACGCTGGCGGAGCAGCAAAAGGCGATCCTGCCTGCGAATCCAGGTCGTCGCAAAGTGGTGTTGGCCACCAATATTGCTGAAACCAGTCTGACCATTGAAGGGATCCGGCTAGTCGTCGACAGCGGTCTTGAACGTGTCGCAATCTTTGATGTGAAAAGCGGTATCACGCGACTCGTGACACAGCGAATCAGCCAGGCTTCCATGGTGCAGCGTGCCGGACGTGCCGGGCGTTTAAGCCCCGGTATTTGCTGGCATCTGTGCTCTCGCGAACAGGCAGAACGCGCCGCGGCGCAAAGCGAAGCGGAGATATTGCATAGTGATTTAACCAGCGTTTGGTTGGACTTATTACAGTGGGGATGCACCGATGTGACGCAGTTAACCTGGTTGGATATTCCCCCAGCGCCTGCGCTCCACGCCGCCCGTCGCCTGCTGCATCAGCTCGGCATTATCGATGAGAAGCAGCGGTTAAGCGCCGAAGGGCGGAAGATCGCGGCGCTAGGCTGCGACGCGCGTCTGGCGACGATGCTGTTTGCCGCCTCACAGCAAAGCCCTGACGTGTTAGCCACCGCGGGGTGTTTAGCGGCGATACTCGAAGAGCCGCCGCGAAACGGGTCGATCAATCTGGCCGATTGGCTGCATCGTCCTTTACCGCATTGGCTGCAACGGGCAAAACAGTTAACGCGTCGTTTGTCGGCAAGGTCGGGACGTACCCTTGACGTCGGACGGATTGATAGCCGTGTCGCTGATGAATTATTGGCACTGGCTTTCCCCGATCGTATCGCCCGGCGGCGTAGTCAGGATGGGCGTTACCTACTGGCTAACGGAAGTGGCGCGATGATGTCGGCTGATGACGCGCTGTCGGGTACGGAGTGGTTGCTGACTCCGGCGCTCTTACAGAATAATCAAAGCGCGGATGCGCGGATACTGCTGGCGTTGCCGCTAGATATTGAACGGCTGGAACGACGGCTGCCCAGATTAATAAATGAACATAATGTGGTGCGCTGGGACGAAGAAAAGGGTACGCTGCGCGCCAGTCAGCGCGACCAGATAGGTTGTTTGACGCTACGTTCACGCCCATTGAGCAAGCCTTCCGATGAGGCATTACAGCAAGCGCTGTTACTCTGGATTCGTGATCGCGGGCTACAGGCACTAAACTGGGATGCGTCAGCGTTACAGTTACGCGCCCGGCTACAATGCGCACGCCAGTGGATGCCTGAAGTTGACTGGCCGCCAGTAGATGACGACACGCTGGTGGCTACGCTGGAAACCTGGTTACAGCCGTCGCTGTCCGGCGTGCGGGATTTACGTGCGCTACGCCAAATTAATTTGAGTGAGGCGCTGCTGCGGTTGTTGGACTGGCCACAGCGCCAGCGGTTGGATAATGCGCTGCCCACACACTATACGGCGCCGGGCGGCAGTCGTTTGCCGATTGCTTATTATGACGATAAGCCACCAGTATTATCCGTGCGCATGCAGGAGATGTTCGGCGAGCAGCAAAGTCCGCGGTTGGCGGAAGGGCGTGTGGCGCTGGTATTAGAACTGTTGTCGCCAGCGCAGCGACCACTGCAAATTACGCGCGATTTGGCCGCATTTTGGCAAGGCGCTTACCGAGAAGTACAAAAAGAAATGAAAGGACGGTATCCCAAGCATCTCTGGCCGGACGATCCGGCGAACACGGTACCGACGAGACGCACTCGAAAGTATCAAAATCACTAA
- the sfsA gene encoding DNA/RNA nuclease SfsA, with amino-acid sequence MDYTPRLQPARLIKRYKRFLADIVTPEGRQLTLHCANTGAMTGCATPGDTVWYTTSDNPKRKYPHSWELTETSQHHWICVNTLRANTLLSEALMDNRIAELSGYSVVKKEVRYGSENSRIDLLLQAPDRIDCYIEVKSVTLLQHGCGYFPDAVTLRGQKHLRELHQMVSNGKRAVLFFAVLHSGIHQVSPARHIDSRYAELFTAAQRAGVEIICYGATLCPDGISLTHRLPLLG; translated from the coding sequence ATGGACTATACCCCACGTTTACAACCTGCTCGATTGATTAAACGTTACAAACGTTTTTTAGCCGATATTGTCACCCCAGAGGGGAGGCAACTCACTCTCCATTGCGCTAATACGGGGGCGATGACGGGCTGTGCGACACCCGGCGATACCGTTTGGTATACGACTTCCGATAACCCTAAGCGTAAATATCCGCATAGTTGGGAGCTGACAGAAACATCGCAACACCACTGGATTTGCGTCAATACTTTGCGTGCCAACACATTATTATCCGAAGCATTAATGGACAATCGCATTGCGGAATTGTCAGGCTACTCGGTGGTAAAAAAGGAAGTCAGATATGGTTCAGAAAATAGCCGCATAGACTTACTTTTACAGGCACCGGATAGGATTGACTGCTATATTGAGGTGAAATCTGTCACATTGTTGCAACATGGATGTGGTTACTTTCCTGATGCAGTGACACTCAGAGGGCAGAAGCATCTGCGTGAACTCCATCAGATGGTTTCCAATGGAAAGCGTGCAGTACTCTTTTTCGCCGTGCTCCATTCCGGAATCCATCAGGTTTCACCCGCCCGACATATTGATTCACGCTATGCGGAATTATTTACCGCCGCACAGCGAGCGGGGGTTGAAATTATATGTTACGGCGCCACATTGTGCCCCGATGGTATTTCATTAACACATAGACTACCGTTGTTGGGATGA
- the dksA gene encoding RNA polymerase-binding protein DksA, whose amino-acid sequence MQEGQNRKTSSLSILAIAGVEPYQEKPGEEYMNDAQLAHFKRILEAWRNQLMNEVDRTVSHMRDEAANFPDPVDRAAQEEEFSLELRNRDRERKLIKKIAKTLQKIEDEDFGFCESCGVEIGIRRLEARPTADLCIDCKTLAEIREKQMAG is encoded by the coding sequence ATGCAAGAAGGGCAAAACCGTAAGACATCTTCTCTGAGCATTCTCGCAATTGCCGGAGTAGAGCCGTACCAGGAGAAGCCGGGCGAAGAGTATATGAATGACGCTCAGCTAGCTCATTTCAAGCGTATTCTTGAAGCATGGCGCAACCAACTCATGAATGAAGTGGATCGTACTGTCTCGCACATGCGCGATGAGGCCGCTAATTTTCCCGACCCCGTGGATCGCGCCGCGCAGGAAGAAGAGTTCAGTCTGGAGCTACGTAACCGTGACCGTGAGCGCAAATTGATCAAAAAGATCGCGAAAACGCTACAAAAGATCGAGGATGAGGATTTCGGATTCTGCGAATCCTGTGGCGTCGAGATTGGCATCCGCCGTTTGGAGGCTCGTCCAACTGCCGATCTGTGTATCGACTGTAAGACACTGGCGGAGATACGCGAAAAACAAATGGCGGGGTAA
- the gluQRS gene encoding tRNA glutamyl-Q(34) synthetase GluQRS encodes MSETVGFTQSDRYVGRFAPSPSGDLHFGSLIAALGSYLQARSQQGRWLVRIEDIDPPREIPGAASRILQQLEHYGLYWDGDVMYQSQRHARYHEILQQLQQQGMSYYCTCTRSRIQQLGGRYDGHCRTLNLPDKNAALRLRQTMPVFHFHDRLRGELYADAALAQEDFIIRRRDGLFAYNLAVVIDDNDQGVTEIVRGADLIEPTVRQLSLYQQLGYAIPTYVHLPLVLNEEGNKLSKQNHAPALPHGDPRPVLLAALQFLHQPLPENGQDMSLSALIAWAIAHWSLERVPLEAAINASAITSAFSKGNW; translated from the coding sequence ATGTCCGAAACCGTTGGTTTTACTCAATCCGACCGCTATGTCGGACGCTTTGCCCCCTCCCCTTCTGGCGACCTGCATTTTGGCTCGCTCATTGCCGCACTCGGTAGTTATCTACAGGCGCGTTCTCAGCAAGGGCGCTGGCTGGTACGTATTGAAGACATCGACCCACCACGGGAAATTCCCGGCGCAGCGTCTCGCATCCTCCAGCAGTTAGAACACTATGGCCTATACTGGGATGGCGATGTCATGTACCAGTCTCAGCGCCATGCGCGTTACCACGAAATCCTTCAGCAGCTACAGCAACAGGGAATGAGCTATTACTGCACCTGTACGCGTAGCCGCATTCAACAATTAGGCGGGCGCTATGACGGACATTGTCGCACCCTCAATTTGCCTGACAAAAACGCCGCACTACGCTTGCGTCAGACAATGCCGGTATTTCACTTCCACGACAGGCTACGTGGCGAGCTATATGCTGACGCGGCGCTCGCTCAGGAAGATTTTATTATTCGCCGTCGTGACGGACTGTTCGCCTATAATCTGGCCGTGGTGATCGACGATAACGATCAGGGCGTCACGGAGATCGTGCGCGGCGCCGATCTTATCGAACCTACCGTCAGGCAACTTTCGCTCTACCAACAACTCGGCTATGCGATCCCAACCTATGTGCATCTGCCGCTGGTTCTAAATGAAGAGGGAAACAAACTTTCCAAACAGAATCATGCACCGGCGCTGCCACACGGCGATCCGCGTCCCGTGCTACTTGCCGCGCTACAATTTTTGCACCAGCCGCTGCCGGAAAATGGGCAAGATATGTCGCTTTCAGCCCTTATTGCCTGGGCTATCGCGCACTGGTCTCTGGAACGCGTCCCGTTAGAGGCGGCAATAAACGCGTCCGCGATCACATCAGCATTCTCAAAGGGGAATTGGTGA
- the pcnB gene encoding polynucleotide adenylyltransferase PcnB has product MFSRVANFCRKVLNRENESVEPQEPPRPLTVIPRDQHTISRSDISDNALKVLYRLNKAGYEAYLVGGGVRDLLLGKKPKDFDITTNATPDQVRKLFRNCRLVGRRFRLAHIMFGPEVIEVATFRGHHDQHQEQQEVKNSSQQAQSGMLLRDNVFGSVEEDAQRRDFSINSLYYNISDFSVHDYTGGLNDLRQGVIRMIGDPETRYREDPVRMLRAVRFAAKLNMTISPETAEPIPRLSPLLHDIPAARMFEEALKLLQSGYGYATYKLLCEYQLFQPLFPLLSRHFTPEGDSTLERMIKQVLKNTDQRLQNNMRVNPAFLFSAMLWYPLVEHAQKLAQEGGLAYFDAFSLAMNDILDEQCRSLAIPKRITSLVRDIWQLQTRLSRRHGKRAYKLMEHPKFRAAYDLLCLRAEIENHQELLRLAQWWGEFQVAPPPRQQAMLRSLDDGPLPHRRSRPRRPRKPAVARRDQA; this is encoded by the coding sequence ATCTTTTCCCGAGTTGCTAATTTTTGCCGTAAAGTATTGAATCGTGAGAACGAAAGCGTTGAACCACAGGAGCCGCCTCGCCCTCTGACGGTGATCCCGCGTGATCAACATACTATTTCACGCAGCGATATCAGCGATAATGCGCTGAAAGTACTTTATCGCCTGAACAAAGCGGGCTACGAGGCTTATCTGGTTGGCGGCGGCGTGCGCGATCTGCTGTTAGGCAAAAAGCCAAAAGATTTCGATATCACCACCAACGCTACGCCGGACCAGGTGCGCAAGTTATTCCGCAATTGCCGTTTGGTCGGTCGTCGTTTCCGCCTTGCTCATATTATGTTTGGGCCTGAGGTCATTGAGGTCGCCACGTTCCGCGGCCATCACGATCAGCATCAGGAACAACAGGAAGTTAAGAATTCCTCTCAGCAAGCGCAGAGCGGTATGCTATTACGCGACAATGTTTTCGGGTCGGTTGAAGAAGACGCTCAACGCCGCGATTTTTCGATCAATAGCCTCTATTACAACATCTCTGATTTCAGCGTTCACGACTATACCGGTGGCCTGAACGATCTGCGTCAAGGCGTCATTCGTATGATTGGCGATCCTGAGACGCGCTATCGTGAAGATCCGGTGCGAATGCTGCGCGCTGTCCGTTTCGCCGCCAAATTAAACATGACGATCAGTCCAGAAACCGCCGAACCCATTCCTCGTTTATCTCCGCTATTGCACGACATTCCTGCGGCTCGGATGTTTGAAGAAGCGCTGAAGCTGCTCCAATCGGGTTATGGTTATGCGACTTACAAATTGCTGTGTGAATATCAGCTGTTCCAACCGCTTTTCCCACTGCTAAGTCGCCATTTCACGCCTGAAGGCGACTCTACGTTAGAGCGTATGATCAAGCAGGTTCTCAAAAACACCGACCAACGCTTGCAAAATAACATGCGCGTCAATCCGGCATTTTTGTTCTCTGCCATGCTGTGGTATCCGCTGGTTGAACACGCGCAGAAATTGGCTCAGGAAGGCGGCCTCGCCTATTTCGATGCTTTTTCACTCGCGATGAACGACATTCTGGATGAACAGTGCCGTTCTCTGGCGATACCTAAGCGTATTACGTCCTTAGTGCGAGATATTTGGCAGCTACAAACCCGCCTGTCTCGTCGTCATGGTAAACGCGCCTATAAACTGATGGAACATCCAAAATTCCGCGCCGCGTATGATCTACTATGCTTACGTGCCGAAATCGAAAATCATCAGGAACTGCTGCGTTTGGCCCAATGGTGGGGAGAATTTCAGGTTGCCCCACCGCCACGTCAGCAAGCCATGCTGAGATCTCTGGATGACGGCCCGCTACCCCACCGTCGTTCTCGCCCTCGTCGACCACGCAAACCAGCAGTGGCGCGCCGGGATCAAGCCTGA
- the folK gene encoding 2-amino-4-hydroxy-6-hydroxymethyldihydropteridine diphosphokinase, translated as MARVYVALGSNLAQPLLQVRAALSALDSIPHTRVVCCSSFYRSRPLGPQDQPDYLNAVVELETTLAAESLLDHTQAIEQDQGRERKEHRWGPRTLDLDILLFDNLIIRTERLTVPHYDMKNREFMLYPLAEIAPDLRFPDGETLAQRLTQVDRNGLTLWDNRS; from the coding sequence ATGGCGCGTGTCTATGTAGCGCTGGGCAGTAATCTTGCCCAGCCGTTGTTACAGGTGCGCGCGGCCTTGTCTGCTCTGGATTCCATCCCTCATACCCGCGTCGTTTGCTGTTCCTCTTTTTATCGTAGCCGCCCGCTTGGCCCACAAGATCAACCGGATTATCTCAATGCGGTCGTTGAACTAGAGACCACCTTAGCGGCAGAATCGCTGCTCGACCACACTCAGGCAATTGAGCAAGACCAAGGTCGAGAACGCAAAGAACATCGCTGGGGACCACGCACCTTGGATCTAGATATTCTGCTGTTCGACAATTTGATCATTCGAACCGAACGCCTGACCGTTCCGCATTATGATATGAAGAATCGCGAATTCATGCTCTATCCGCTCGCGGAGATCGCCCCTGATCTACGCTTTCCCGACGGAGAAACACTCGCCCAGCGGTTAACTCAAGTCGATCGCAATGGATTAACGCTATGGGACAATCGGTCGTAG
- the panB gene encoding 3-methyl-2-oxobutanoate hydroxymethyltransferase, giving the protein MKPTTISHLRQWKQEKRKFATITAYDASFSRLFFEQGIRVMLVGDSLGMTVQGHGSTLPVTTCDIVYHTQCVRRGAPQALVLSDMPFMTYATPEQTFSQAAELMRAGANMVKLEGGSWLAPTVSMLTERAVPVCGHLGLTPQSVNIFGGYKIQGRNEDDANQLLADARALEAAGAQLLVLECVPVALAKRVTDALSIPVIGIGAGNVTDGQILVMHDALGITGDNTPTFAKNFLAQSGDIRTAVRLYVQEVEQGIYPADAHSFH; this is encoded by the coding sequence ATGAAACCGACGACTATTTCCCATTTGCGCCAATGGAAACAAGAGAAACGGAAATTCGCCACGATCACCGCTTACGACGCCAGTTTTTCTCGCCTGTTTTTTGAACAGGGCATCCGCGTGATGCTGGTCGGTGATTCTTTGGGTATGACGGTACAGGGTCACGGTTCTACATTGCCCGTGACGACATGCGATATTGTTTATCATACGCAGTGCGTCCGTCGCGGCGCACCGCAGGCCTTAGTCCTCTCCGACATGCCTTTTATGACCTATGCCACGCCAGAACAAACCTTCAGTCAGGCCGCAGAACTGATGCGCGCCGGTGCCAATATGGTGAAGCTGGAAGGCGGAAGCTGGCTTGCGCCGACAGTGAGCATGCTCACGGAACGCGCCGTGCCCGTGTGTGGTCATTTAGGGCTGACGCCGCAGTCCGTCAATATCTTCGGTGGTTACAAAATCCAGGGGCGCAATGAAGATGATGCCAATCAATTGCTGGCCGATGCGCGCGCGCTTGAAGCCGCAGGCGCCCAGTTGCTGGTGCTGGAATGCGTTCCCGTCGCATTGGCTAAACGCGTCACAGATGCGCTGTCGATTCCGGTGATCGGTATTGGCGCTGGCAATGTTACCGACGGTCAGATTTTGGTGATGCACGATGCCTTAGGTATTACCGGTGACAATACCCCCACGTTCGCCAAGAACTTTTTGGCGCAGAGTGGTGATATTCGCACCGCAGTGCGGTTATATGTACAAGAAGTAGAACAAGGTATTTATCCGGCCGACGCGCATTCGTTTCATTAA
- the panC gene encoding pantoate--beta-alanine ligase — MLIIETPLLLRREIRRWRQEGKRIALVPTMGNLHDGHMTLVDEARARADIVVVSVFVNPMQFERPDDLASYPRTLQEDCEKLNRRGADLVFAPSPDVIYPNGLASQTFVDVPGLSSMLEGASRPGHFRGVATIVSKLFNLVQPDVACFGEKDYQQLALIRQLVRDMGYDIDIIGVPIVRAKDGLALSSRNGYLSAEERQRAPTLYKLMMALSAQLKEGDRQIDTLLEQTAEKLREAGFTPDELFIRDADTLQPLSAASTRAVILMAAWLGKARLIDNHQVDLTV; from the coding sequence GTGTTAATTATCGAAACTCCTCTACTGTTGCGCCGTGAAATTCGTCGTTGGCGACAGGAAGGAAAACGTATTGCGTTAGTTCCCACCATGGGGAATCTGCATGATGGGCATATGACGCTAGTTGATGAGGCAAGGGCGCGCGCTGATATCGTTGTTGTCAGCGTGTTTGTTAATCCCATGCAGTTTGAGCGACCCGATGATTTGGCCAGTTACCCGCGAACGTTGCAAGAAGACTGCGAGAAATTGAATCGCCGTGGCGCCGATCTGGTTTTCGCTCCCAGCCCAGATGTGATATACCCAAATGGCCTGGCGTCGCAAACCTTTGTCGATGTGCCGGGCCTGTCTTCTATGTTGGAAGGCGCCAGCCGCCCCGGTCACTTTCGCGGTGTTGCTACTATCGTCAGCAAGCTCTTTAATTTGGTACAGCCGGACGTCGCTTGCTTCGGTGAAAAGGATTACCAACAGCTAGCGCTGATTCGGCAGCTTGTCCGTGATATGGGGTATGACATTGATATTATTGGCGTCCCTATCGTGCGGGCGAAAGACGGTTTGGCTCTGAGTTCACGCAATGGCTATCTCAGTGCCGAAGAGCGTCAGCGTGCACCGACGCTATATAAACTGATGATGGCGCTGTCGGCACAATTAAAAGAAGGCGATCGCCAGATAGATACCTTGCTGGAACAGACAGCAGAAAAGCTACGCGAAGCAGGCTTTACGCCTGATGAACTGTTTATCCGCGATGCAGATACGCTGCAACCATTGAGCGCCGCCAGTACGCGTGCCGTGATCTTGATGGCTGCCTGGTTAGGCAAGGCTAGATTGATTGATAACCACCAGGTTGATTTGACTGTATAA
- the panD gene encoding aspartate 1-decarboxylase, whose protein sequence is MIRTMLQGKLHRVKVTQADLNYEGSCAIDQDFLEAAGILEYEAIDIYNVDNGQRFSTYAIAGERGSRIISVNGAAARCACVGDKLIICSYVQMPDEQAREHHPKVAYFSGDNELQRKAKAIPVQVA, encoded by the coding sequence ATGATACGCACTATGCTGCAAGGCAAGCTGCACCGGGTCAAAGTCACTCAGGCTGACTTGAATTATGAAGGCTCTTGCGCCATCGATCAGGATTTTCTGGAAGCAGCAGGCATTCTGGAATATGAAGCGATTGATATCTACAACGTTGATAACGGTCAGCGTTTCTCAACTTATGCCATTGCTGGCGAAAGGGGTTCACGGATTATCTCGGTGAACGGCGCCGCTGCGCGCTGCGCCTGTGTCGGCGACAAGCTGATTATCTGTTCCTACGTACAGATGCCCGACGAACAGGCCAGAGAACATCACCCCAAAGTAGCCTATTTTTCTGGCGATAACGAGTTGCAACGCAAGGCAAAAGCCATTCCGGTTCAGGTAGCCTAA